The Burkholderia latens genome segment ATCCGACGGACGAAACATTGCAGATCGACGCGCTGCGCCAGGAGTTCGGGCCGATCGCGGCTGCGCTGGCCGGCGGCGCAGGCGACACGCAATGGGCGATTCACGACGTGAACGCGCGTCCGAAGGTGCTGATCATGGTGTCGAAGCTCGAGCATTGCCTCGCGGACTTGCTGTTCCGCTGGCGGATGGGCGAGCTGAAGATGGACATCGTCGGGATCGTGTCGAATCATCCGGACTTCGAACCGCTCGCTGCGCAGCACGGGCTGCCGTTCCGCCATTTCCCGATCACGGCCGACACGAAGGCCCAGCAGGAAGCGCAGTGGCTCGACTTCTTCGAATCGAGCGGCGCCGAGCTCGTGATCCTTGCGCGCTACATGCAGGTGCTGTCGCAGGAAACCAGCGCGAAGCTCGCGAACCGGGCGATCAACATCCATCACTCGTTCCTGCCGGGCTTCAAGGGCGCGAAGCCGTATCATCAGGCGCATGCGCGCGGCGTCAAGCTGATCGGCGCGACCGCGCACTTCGTGACCGACGATCTCGACGAAGGCCCGATCATCGAGCAGGTGGTCGAGCGCGTCGACCATGCGCTGCGGCCCGAGCAACTGCTGGCGGTCGGACGCGACGTAGAATGCATCACGCTCGCGCGCGCGGTGAAGGCATTCATCGAGCGCCGTGTGTTCCTGAACGGCGACCGCACCGTGGTGTTTCCGTAAGCGCCCGCGTTCGGCGGAACGCGAACAAAAAAAGGCCGGCAATCAGCCGGCCGTTTTTTTGTGCAGTCGTTGGCCGCTTCGCGCGACGGCCCGGGTGCGGTATCCGGGTGGCCGCGCGAAGCGTCGTCCGCGTGCTTCTATTTCACCCACGCGAAGTAGTACGACAGCCAGATCGTGAGCGCCGCGCCGACCAGCGCCGCGTACGGCATCAGGTTCAGCCACATCGCGCGCTTCGGCACTTCGAGTTCCATGTCGCGCTGCATCTGAGCGGGGAAGCGGCCGCGATCCTGCCAGTAGTGGCGATACAGGAATACCGGCACGATCAGCAGCATCGCGATCAGCCCGTTGCGCAGCGTGCCTTCGCCCTGCAGGTTCGCGCCCGCGCCGACATAAACGAGGTTCGCGTAGCCGCAGATCGAACCGGCGACGAGCAGCCACGTCGGGCAGCGGAACGGCCGCTCCCAGTTGCCGCGATCCATCCGGTGGATCCAGCCCGACTGCAGGTTCAGGAATACGAACAGCATGTAGCAGACGTTCGAGATCGACAGCACCGTCATGTAGTCCGACATCATCAGCAACACGAGGTTGAAGCCGAGATCGGTCCACATCGCGCGCGTCGGCGAGCCGTGCTCGTTCACGTGCGACAGGTACTTCGGCAGCCATCCGTCGACCGATGCCTGATACAACGTGCGCGACGAGCCCATCATCGACGTCATCACGATCAGCAGGATCGACAGCATCAGCATCACGACGACAGCGTTCGCGACCCATGCGCCGCCGCCGACGATTTTCGCCATCGCGGCCGCAACGCCGGTGCCGTCGCCGATCGCCGGATCGAGCATTGCCTGCGTGCCGAGCGCACCCTGGAATGCCATCGGCACCAGCGTCATCACGACCAGACACAGCGCACCGGACCAGAAGATCGCCTTCGCGGTGTCGCGTCGCGGATCGCGGAATTCGCGCGTGTAGCAGACGGCCGTCTCGAAGCCATACGACGCCCAGCCGGCCATGAACATCGCGCCGAGCGCCATCGTGACGCCCTGCCCGTTCCACGAGCCGAACGTCGCGGCCGTCACGTTGCCTTGGGCATCGTGACCGAGCGGCAGCAGCGGCAGCAGATTCGACATCGGCACGTCGCCGGTGACGAACGGCACGATGCCGACGATCAGGAGCGGTGTCAGCGATGCAATGCCGAGAATGCGCTGCGTGCGCGCTGCCTTCGACGCGCCACTGTGCTGAAGCTTGAACGTGATGAGAAGCAGAATCGTCGCGACGATGAACGTCGCGTTGATTCGCAGCGACAGACCTGGCTTGATGAAACCGAGATCCGCCACCCTGAACTGCCAGTGCAGCACCGCCGCATTGGCGGGAAAGAGACTCGTGAGTGCGTAGCTCGCCGCGAGGCCGCAGCCGAGCGCGAGCATCGGCGACCATGCGAGCCAGTTGCACCACACGGAAACCGGGGCAATCAGCTTGCTGTAACGGACCCAGCCGATCGCGCCATACACCGACGCGCCGCCCGATTTATGGGGAAATAGCCCCGATATTTCCGCATAAGTCGCGCTTTGAATTAGCCCCATCGTGATCGCGGCGATCCAGATCGCCCACGCGGGCTGGCCGATCGTCGTGCATACGCCGCCGATCGTGAACAGCACGCCTGCCGGCACACCGCTCGTTACCCAAAAAGCGTCTTTCCAGGTCAGGCCACGATGCAGCGTGTGGCCCGTCGAATCATGTGAGATGGTTGCCTCAACGTCACTGGTGCGATTCGCACGCAGTCCTGCCTGACTCATCCAATTCCTCCTCTCGTTCAGCGTCAGCGCTACAGCGCTTACTCTGGTCCGATACAAAGCAGATGACTCCGCACAAGGGCGCTAGTGTAACAACTTACGCGCATTTTTGCAGAATCAGCAAAAGAAAACCGGGATCTGGCTGCATGAATTCACGATTGTTTCGGATTCCTGCATGCCATTCCCGGCGTGTTGTTGTGTTGATTCTCGCGACGATTCGCCGCGGTGTTACTGCGCGCCTTCAGTCCACGAATTCACGCGGTCCGCATGCGCGGCAATCCATGCATCCGCTGCCGCTTCCGGCTTCGAGCCGTTCTGGATCGCCAGCATCACGCTGTCGATTTCACCCGGCTTCCACTGGAACTTCTTCAGGAACGCAACGACCGGCTTCGCCTTCGTTTCGAGCTGCGGATTGACGACGCTGTCGACGTGCTCCGCACCGCCGAATACCTTCTTCGGATCGTCGAGGAAGCGCAGCTTCCACTTCGCGAACATCCAGTGCGGCGCCCACCCGGTCACGATGACCGGCTTGTTCGCGCCCACCGAGCGCGACAGCTCGGCCGTCATCGCACTGCCCGAGCTCGGCATCAGCGTGTAGCTCAGCCCGTAGTTCTTGATCGCCTCGTCGGTCTTGCGCATCACGCCGGCACCGGCGTCGATGCCGACGATCCGGCCGCCGAAGCTGCTCTTCTCGGCGTTCAGATCCTCGATGCTCTTCGCCTTCACGTAGTCGGGAACGATCAGGCCGATCTTCGCGTCCGGAAAGTTTGCGCCGACGTCGACGACCTTGCTCTTGTACTCGCTCCAGTACGAGCCGTGCGTGACCGGCAGCCATGCCGACAGCGTCGCGTCGAGGTCGCCGCGCGCGACGCCCTGCCACATGATCCCGGCAGCCACCGGCACGAGCTGGACCTGGTAACCGAGCTTCTTCTCGATCACGCGGGCCGCGACGTTCGACGTCGCGACGCTGTCGTCCCATCCTTCGACGTAACCGATTTTCAGCGTCGGTTTCGTATCGGCAAGCGCGGACGCGCTCAGTGCCACCATCGCCGACAGGGCACCACTCCATAGCATTTTTCCGAACAGTTTCATGGTCGATCTCCTTGATATGCGCACACCGCGCGATGTCTCTCTAGGTTCTTCAACCACAAATCCGCGGTATCGTTCTTTTCCGACGGATGCTTGTCCGAACGCGACGCGTCCGGACAGCCGGTGGCCTGCTGGACTACTTGTCGATCACCAGATCCGACAGCGGCTTGCTGCAGCACAGCAGCACCATCCCCTGATCGATCTCGCGCTGGCGGATACCGCCGTTGTGCTTCATCTCGACCTGCCCCGACACGAGCTTCACCTTGCAGGTGCCGCACATGCCCTGCGTGCACGATGCCGGCAGCCGCACGCCCGACTGGCGCGCCGCGTCGAGCACGTGCTGCTCGGAGCCGCAGGAAATTTCGCGGTTGCTCTTCGCGAAGCTGACCGTGTACTGCTTCGTCGCGACGTCGTCGCCGCCGGCAGCCGGCACGAGTTCGGCGAGCACCTCGTCGCTCGCGGTCTGCGCGAGCGTTTCGAACGAGAAGCTTTCCTCGTGATAACGCTTGCGGTCGAACCCGGCTTCGTCGAGCAGGTCGCGCACCGCCTTCATGTATGGCGCCGGGCCGCACGTGAAGATCTCGCGCTCCATGAAATCCGGTGCGATCAGCTTCAGCAGCGGCAGCGTCAGGAAGCCCGTGACGCCCGGCCAGTTCGTGCGCGCGCCGACGCGCTCGACGACGAACGACGTGCGGAAGTTCGCGTGATTCGACGCGATCAGGTCGAGCTCGCGCGCGAAGATGATGTCGTCCGGCGTGCGGGCGCTGTGCACGAACAGGATGTCGCGGTCTTCGGCGAGATCGTGGTGCGCACGGCTCATCGACATCAGCGGCGTGACACCCGAGCCTGCCGACAGGAACAGGTACTTGCGCGCCGGATGCCGAGCGCACGTGAATTCGCCGGCCGGGCCGAGCACGCGAACCGACGCGCCCGGCTGCAGGTTGTCGTGCAGCCAGTTCGATACCTTGCCGCCCGGCACGCGCTTCACCGTGATCGAGATCGTGTGCGGCCGTGCCGGCGACGACGAGATCGTGTAGCACCGGTTGATCGTCTCGCCGTCGATGTCGAGCTCGAGCGTGATGAACTGCCCGGGCTCGAACGAGAACGCGCGGCCTTGCGGCGAACGGAAGAAGAAGCTCTTCACGTCGTGGGTTTCCTGCCGGACGTGGCAGCACAGCAGCGTTTCCTCGACGTCGCTCGTCCAGCGCTCGGGAAGCGCGTTCCAGAACGCCGGGTGGGTGACCCGGCTGTCCGCCGGCTCGAAATTGGCCGCATCTCGCATCATGTGTAGCTCCGCTTCAGTGCTGGGTAGTGCCGGGTACTACGCGCCGGTTTGTGCGGCGAGCCGGCCGATGTACCAGGCCGAGAATTTTTCGACGAGACCTTCCGTGTACGGCGAATACGGGCCCGGTTCGTACGCGCTGCTGGTCGCGCCGCGCTGCGAGAATTCGACGAGCGCGCGATCCTGGTCGTTGGTCGCGTTCCACACGGCCGTCAGGTTCTTCACGTCGTAGTCGATGCCTTCCTTCGCGTCCTTGTGCACGAGCCACTTGGTGCGCACGAGCGTCTTGCCCGCCGACAGCGGAATCACCGAGAACGTCACGATGTGATCGCTCATGAAGTGGTGCCACGAGTTGGGCTGCGTCCAGAACGACAGGCCGCCGAGGTCGGCCTGATCGAACTTGCCGAGCAGCTTCTTCGACGCAACCTTCGCGTCGAGCGTCTGCGATTCGCCGCTGCGATCGAGCGGCAGGCGCTGCGTACGGAAGCCCGTCACGTCGAGCAGCTTTTCGATTTCGGCGGACGGCAGGCCCATCTCGGCCCACTCCTTGCCGCGGCGCACGCACGTTTCAGCGAACGCGTCCATGCCTTCGGCGTTCGCTTCGGAGCGCTGATAGCCGAAGCCGTATTCATACAGCGAGATCGTCAGCTCCGGATGGTTCGCGACGCAGTGATAGCACTCGCGGTTGTTCTCCATCGTGAGCTTCCAGTTGCCTTCCTCGATGATGTCGACCTGCGCGGCGATCTTCGTGTTCGGCAGATCGTGCGGCAGCAGATACGGCTCCATCTCGGCGCGCAGTTGCGCGAAGTCGGCCGGCGGTTCTTCCGCGAGGCACACGAAGATCAGGCCCGCGAGATTCTGCACGTGCACCGACTTCAGGCTGTGCTTGCAGCGGTCGAACTGCTCGCCCATGTGCTCGGCGAACATCAGCTGGCCCGTCAGGTTGTAGGTCCAGCTGTGGTACGGGCACACGATGTTGCCGACCGAGCCCTTGTCTTCGTTGCACAGGCGCGCGCCGCGGTGGCGGCACACGTTGTGGAACGCGCGGATTTCCATGTCGTCGTCGCGCACGATCAGGATCGAGTCGCTGCCCAGTTCGACGGTCACGTAGTCGCCCGGCTCCGGAATGTCCGGTTCAACCGCGACCTGGATCCAGTGCTGGCGGAAAATCGCCTCCATGTCGAGGGCGAAAATCTCCTCGCTCGTGTAGAACGGCGCCTCGAGGCTGTAGCCTGCCTTGCGGCGTTCGATCAGTGCACGAATGTCTGCCGATACTTTCATCGTTTGCTCCGGATTCCTTGCATCCCAGTGTGGTTGCCGACAGGCATCAAAATCAGTAGTCGATGAGCTGATGCTCGCGCAAATACGCGAGGATCACTTGTGCTTTTTCGACCGAACTCCCTTCATTTACGACGTTGCCGCCGCGGCTTTCGGTCGTCGTCGCGGACAGCATGCGTGCATGCCCGGAGCGCTTCTCGGCCGCGACCAGCTTTACGGGTTTACGCTCGATCGGCCCGACCTTCCACGCGGCCGCATCGGCATCCGCGCCGGTCGACGCGAGCGCCGGGCGGATCGCGCCGGCCCGCAGGCGCGCGTACGCGTAGCGCGGCGCCACGTTCGCGAGCGGATGGACCGCTACCACGGCCGGCAGAGCGGCGTCGACGCGCCGCCGCAGCCCTTTCGGCAAGAATTGCCGGACCGCCGCGCGGCCGCCGTCGACCGCCACGTCGACGGCCGAGCCGACGAGCGGATAGCCGAGCGCCGCGGCGACGCGATACGGCAGCATCCCGGTGTCGTACGCGCCCTCTGCGCGCGTGCCGGTCAGCACGAGGTCGTAGCCGTCGACGCGTGCGGCGATCGCGTGCACGGCATCGTCGCCGTCGCGGCAGGCCAGCACTTCGACCTGGCGCGCGCCGAGCGCAAGGTATTCGGCGAGCGCTTCATTCGCGGGGTCGCCCGCATGGATCACGTCGAGCTGCGCACGATGCCGCTCCGCGAGCTGGCGGCCGGCTTCGAGCGCGGCCGCGTCGTTGCGGCTGTAACGCGCGGCGCCGCTGACCGGGTGCCGGCCCACGGACACGAGCACCGCGATACGTTGCAACTGGCGAGGGGCGTTCATGCTGCGACTCCTTCCGTTTCACGGCTGCCGACAACAGCCGGCGATTGCCCGCGCGCCGCGCGCGCGGCCTGCACCTGTTCGATCAGCGCGGCGATCGTCGCCTGCGCGTCGCCCACCACCGTCAGGTTCGCGCGCTTCGCGATCGGCGCGCTGCCGTCGAGGTTCACCGCGATCACGTGGCGGCAGTCCTTGATCCCCTGCAAGTGCTGCACCGCGCCGGAGATGCCGAACGCGATGTACACGCTCGCTTCGACCGTCTTGCCGGTGGCGCCGACCTGCTTGTCGCGCGTGAAGTGACCGTTGTCGACCGCCACGCGGCTCGCGCCGATCGCCGCGCCGAATGCGCCGGCGAGCCGCTCGAACGCGGCGATGTCCGACACGCCGTTGCCCGCCGACACGATGAAGTCGGCCTCCTCCAGCGCGACCTGCGCCGCGTCGATTTCGTCGAGGCCGAGATCGCGGTACGGCTGCACCGCGCCGGCGGCCGGCCGGATGAAGTCGGCGGCCAGGCGTTCGCCCGCGCCGACGAACGGCAGCTTCGCCTCGACCGCGTTCTGCGCGAGCAGGATCACGTCCGGCAAGCCGCGCGTCGCGAATGCGCGCCCGGCGTGCGCGTATGCGCCGACATGCTTCGCGTCGATCTCGACCACGTGGGTCGCGACGCTCGCGCCGGCCGCCGCGGCATAACGCCGGCCGAGATCGCCGTCGCCGGTCGCGTTGTCGGGCACGAACACGTGCTTTGGCGCCAGCGCTGCCGCGCATGCCTGCAATGCCTGCAATTCGCTTTCGGGCGCGAACGCGCGGCGGTCGAAGCCCGCGAGCTCGATCAGCTTGTCGACGCCGAGTTCGGCGGCGTCATCCTTCAGCTCGCCGAATACCAGCAGCGCGACTTCCGTCTGCGCGTCGGCGAGTATCGCGGCGGCGGCAATTACCTGCCGCGCATGCTCGTCGAGCGCGCCGCGTTCGGCATGCGCGACCACCAGCATCACGTGCTTCGGGTCCTGCACCGCGCGGCGCGGCTTCGCGGCCGCGGCGCCGTGGCCGTGCGCGGCCCACTGCGCGGCGCTCGCATCGGCGCTGCCTTCCTCGCCGAGCGTGATGCGCTTGAGCCCGGCGGCCGTGATGATGAACGGCCGGCGCGGATCGATTCGTTTGATCGTGTTCATCGATTCACTCCAGCGAGGCGGCAACGAGTTCGGCCACGTCGAGCACGTCCGGGCGCGGGCCCACGACGCCTTCGAGCATCGCCGTACAGTTCGGGCATCCGACTGCGACCACGTCCGCGCCGATCGCGCGCGCGTCGGCGATGCGGATGTCGGGAATACGCTGCTTGCCCGGGATGTCGGTCAGCGGCGCACCGCCGCCACCGCCGCAGCAGCGGCCGCGCATGCCGTTGCGCTCCATCTCGACGACCTGGATGCCGATCGTCTTCAGCAGCTTGCGCGGCGATTCCGTCTCGCCGTTGTAGCGGCCGAGATAGCACGGATCGTGATACGTGGTACGTTTTTCGAGCAGCGCGTCGACCGCCTTCGGCGCGATCTTGCCGCTGTCGGCCAGTTCCGCCATGTACGTCGTGTGATGCTTGACCGTCACACGCAGCCCCAACGCGCGATATTCGTTGCGCAGGCTGTGCATCACATGAGGGTCCGCCGTCACGATTTGCTTGTACGACAGCGAGCCGAGCGTGCCGATCAGGCGCTTCGCCATCTGCTGGAACGTCGCTTCGTCGCCGAGGCGGCGTGCGACGTCGCCGGTGTCGGTCTCGGTCGCACCCAGCACCGCGTAATCGACGCCCGCCTTGTTCAGCACCTTCACGAACGCACGCAGCGTGCGCTGGTAACGCATGTCGAACGCGCCTTCACCCGCGACGATCAACACGTCGACCGGTTTGCCCGGCTGCGCGACCGGTGCATTCAGGTCGACCGACCAGTCGTAGCGCGCCGCCGTGTCGTAGCCGCCCATCGTGCCGGTCTCGCGCAGGTTCGCCAGCACTTCCTGTCCCTTGCCCGGCACCGTCCCGTGCACGAGCGTGCGGTTGCGGCGCATGTCGACGATCGCATCCACGTGCTCGATCAGCATCGGGCACTCCTGCACGCACGCGCGGCAGGTGGTGCACGACCACAGTGTCTGCTCCTCGATCAGGCCGGACACGATCGGGCCGTTCGGCTCGCCGCGATGCTGGCCGACCGCGAGGCCCGGCGTCGGGCTGCCCGCATACGCGGCATCGGTGCCGCCCGCCATCCCGACGACGAGATCCTGGATCAGCTTCTTCGGATTCAGCGGCTGGCCCGACGCGAATGCGGGACACGCGGCTTCGCACTTGCCGCACTGAACGCACGCGTCGAAGCTCAGCAGTTGATTCCAGCGGAATTCGACGGGCTTCGCGACGCCGTATTCTTCGTGCTCGATGTCCGGCAGCTTGAGCGCGGTCGGCGGCGTGGCCGTGCCGTTGCCCGTGAACGATTCGCGGGTCGCCGCGAAGCGTTCCTGGCGCGGATGGAATGCGAGGTGCAGCAACCCGGCGATCGCGTGCTTCATCGGGCCGCCCTTCGCGGCGCCGATGGTCATCGTGAATGCGCCGGCGCCGATCAGCAGCGCGCAGAGCACCGCGAACGCACCCGACATCACGCCGGCCGGCACCACCACGAACAGCACGAGGCCGAGCGCGAACGAGCCGAGCAGCCACGGCAGCGCGTTCCACGGGCCGCGCGACAGCCGGGCCGGCACGTCCTTCGCCGCGCGGCGGCGCCACACGAACACCACGCCGGCAAGCATCGCGAGCGCCGCGAGGAAGATCAGCTTGTCGAGCCACGGCGAATAGATCGCGAGGCCATAGTTGACGAACACCAGTGCGAGCGCGGCGATCGCGCCGCCCGCGGTCGCCACGTGGGTCTTCGCGATGTAGGGATCGCGAGCCACGACGTGGTGCAGGTCGACGAAATAGCGCTTCGGAATCGCGAACAGGTTCGCGACGCCGAACGAGCCCGGCGCCGTCGCGCGCCCGAGACGCCAGTAGGACGAGCGCTTCGCGACCGCGAACGCGAGCCCCGCCACCGACAGCCACAGCAGTGCGGTAATGAGGAAAGCCGGGTTCATTTTTTAGAAATCCTTGACGAGACGCAGCGAATCGTAGATCGCACCGTGGACGTTATGCATCGAGATGCAGTCGCCGACACGGAACAGCAGGAAGCGGCCGTTGCCCAGTTCTTCCGACAGGCACGGCTGCGGCTGCGCCGCGAACAGCGTATGCGGATCGATCTGGCCGCGGTTCACCGACTCCGGCTTGAGCTTCCAGTACAACTCGTCGTTCGGCGACGAACCGTTCTCGATCACGACCTGATCGACCGCGCGCTCTTCCAGTTCCTCCGTGTATTCGTTGCGCAGCACGGCGATTTTCTTGCCGTCTTCCTCGTATACGCGGTCGAGCATCGTGTTCGGCGTCTGGATCACGCCGAGCGCGTAGAGGCGGCGGTAGAAGATCGGGAACGTCGTGCCGCCGCAATCGTCGGCGACCTTCACGTCCGGCGTCACCACCTCGACCTTCGAACCGCGGCTCGCCATGAAATCGGCAACGCCGGCACCCGCATGCGTGCTCACGCCGTCGAACAGCAGCACGTTCTGCTTCGGCTCGACCTTGCCGGTCAGGATGTCCCACGAGCTGACGGCCAATCCTTCGGCGACGCCCCACGCCGGCACCTGCCACGTGAAGCTCGACCCGCCGGTGGCAAGCACGACGATGTCCGGCTTCTCGGCCATGATCATCTTCTCGTCGGCGGCGACGCCGAGGCGCCGGTCGACGCCGAGACGCTTCGTTTCCATGTCGAACCAGCGGATGATCCCCGACATCTGTTCGCGCTGCGGCGCCTTCGCGGCGATCATCACCTGGCCGCCCACTTCGGCGTTCTTCTCGAACAGCACGACGTCGTGTCCGCGCAGCTTCGCGACGCGCGCGGCCTCGAGCCCTGCGGGGCCCGCACCGACCACGACCACCTTGCGCTTCGGGCCGCGCGACTTCTCGATGATGTGCGGCATCGT includes the following:
- a CDS encoding hybrid-cluster NAD(P)-dependent oxidoreductase, whose product is MMRDAANFEPADSRVTHPAFWNALPERWTSDVEETLLCCHVRQETHDVKSFFFRSPQGRAFSFEPGQFITLELDIDGETINRCYTISSSPARPHTISITVKRVPGGKVSNWLHDNLQPGASVRVLGPAGEFTCARHPARKYLFLSAGSGVTPLMSMSRAHHDLAEDRDILFVHSARTPDDIIFARELDLIASNHANFRTSFVVERVGARTNWPGVTGFLTLPLLKLIAPDFMEREIFTCGPAPYMKAVRDLLDEAGFDRKRYHEESFSFETLAQTASDEVLAELVPAAGGDDVATKQYTVSFAKSNREISCGSEQHVLDAARQSGVRLPASCTQGMCGTCKVKLVSGQVEMKHNGGIRQREIDQGMVLLCCSKPLSDLVIDK
- a CDS encoding electron transfer flavoprotein subunit alpha/FixB family protein, encoding MNTIKRIDPRRPFIITAAGLKRITLGEEGSADASAAQWAAHGHGAAAAKPRRAVQDPKHVMLVVAHAERGALDEHARQVIAAAAILADAQTEVALLVFGELKDDAAELGVDKLIELAGFDRRAFAPESELQALQACAAALAPKHVFVPDNATGDGDLGRRYAAAAGASVATHVVEIDAKHVGAYAHAGRAFATRGLPDVILLAQNAVEAKLPFVGAGERLAADFIRPAAGAVQPYRDLGLDEIDAAQVALEEADFIVSAGNGVSDIAAFERLAGAFGAAIGASRVAVDNGHFTRDKQVGATGKTVEASVYIAFGISGAVQHLQGIKDCRHVIAVNLDGSAPIAKRANLTVVGDAQATIAALIEQVQAARAARGQSPAVVGSRETEGVAA
- a CDS encoding APC family permease, with the protein product MSQAGLRANRTSDVEATISHDSTGHTLHRGLTWKDAFWVTSGVPAGVLFTIGGVCTTIGQPAWAIWIAAITMGLIQSATYAEISGLFPHKSGGASVYGAIGWVRYSKLIAPVSVWCNWLAWSPMLALGCGLAASYALTSLFPANAAVLHWQFRVADLGFIKPGLSLRINATFIVATILLLITFKLQHSGASKAARTQRILGIASLTPLLIVGIVPFVTGDVPMSNLLPLLPLGHDAQGNVTAATFGSWNGQGVTMALGAMFMAGWASYGFETAVCYTREFRDPRRDTAKAIFWSGALCLVVMTLVPMAFQGALGTQAMLDPAIGDGTGVAAAMAKIVGGGAWVANAVVVMLMLSILLIVMTSMMGSSRTLYQASVDGWLPKYLSHVNEHGSPTRAMWTDLGFNLVLLMMSDYMTVLSISNVCYMLFVFLNLQSGWIHRMDRGNWERPFRCPTWLLVAGSICGYANLVYVGAGANLQGEGTLRNGLIAMLLIVPVFLYRHYWQDRGRFPAQMQRDMELEVPKRAMWLNLMPYAALVGAALTIWLSYYFAWVK
- the purU gene encoding formyltetrahydrofolate deformylase, whose product is MTADSRPDQFVLTLSCPSAAGQVAAVVGFLERHRCYVDALNVFDDDLSNHFFVRCVFHPTDETLQIDALRQEFGPIAAALAGGAGDTQWAIHDVNARPKVLIMVSKLEHCLADLLFRWRMGELKMDIVGIVSNHPDFEPLAAQHGLPFRHFPITADTKAQQEAQWLDFFESSGAELVILARYMQVLSQETSAKLANRAINIHHSFLPGFKGAKPYHQAHARGVKLIGATAHFVTDDLDEGPIIEQVVERVDHALRPEQLLAVGRDVECITLARAVKAFIERRVFLNGDRTVVFP
- a CDS encoding aromatic ring-hydroxylating oxygenase subunit alpha, translating into MKVSADIRALIERRKAGYSLEAPFYTSEEIFALDMEAIFRQHWIQVAVEPDIPEPGDYVTVELGSDSILIVRDDDMEIRAFHNVCRHRGARLCNEDKGSVGNIVCPYHSWTYNLTGQLMFAEHMGEQFDRCKHSLKSVHVQNLAGLIFVCLAEEPPADFAQLRAEMEPYLLPHDLPNTKIAAQVDIIEEGNWKLTMENNRECYHCVANHPELTISLYEYGFGYQRSEANAEGMDAFAETCVRRGKEWAEMGLPSAEIEKLLDVTGFRTQRLPLDRSGESQTLDAKVASKKLLGKFDQADLGGLSFWTQPNSWHHFMSDHIVTFSVIPLSAGKTLVRTKWLVHKDAKEGIDYDVKNLTAVWNATNDQDRALVEFSQRGATSSAYEPGPYSPYTEGLVEKFSAWYIGRLAAQTGA
- a CDS encoding (Fe-S)-binding protein yields the protein MNPAFLITALLWLSVAGLAFAVAKRSSYWRLGRATAPGSFGVANLFAIPKRYFVDLHHVVARDPYIAKTHVATAGGAIAALALVFVNYGLAIYSPWLDKLIFLAALAMLAGVVFVWRRRAAKDVPARLSRGPWNALPWLLGSFALGLVLFVVVPAGVMSGAFAVLCALLIGAGAFTMTIGAAKGGPMKHAIAGLLHLAFHPRQERFAATRESFTGNGTATPPTALKLPDIEHEEYGVAKPVEFRWNQLLSFDACVQCGKCEAACPAFASGQPLNPKKLIQDLVVGMAGGTDAAYAGSPTPGLAVGQHRGEPNGPIVSGLIEEQTLWSCTTCRACVQECPMLIEHVDAIVDMRRNRTLVHGTVPGKGQEVLANLRETGTMGGYDTAARYDWSVDLNAPVAQPGKPVDVLIVAGEGAFDMRYQRTLRAFVKVLNKAGVDYAVLGATETDTGDVARRLGDEATFQQMAKRLIGTLGSLSYKQIVTADPHVMHSLRNEYRALGLRVTVKHHTTYMAELADSGKIAPKAVDALLEKRTTYHDPCYLGRYNGETESPRKLLKTIGIQVVEMERNGMRGRCCGGGGGAPLTDIPGKQRIPDIRIADARAIGADVVAVGCPNCTAMLEGVVGPRPDVLDVAELVAASLE
- a CDS encoding electron transfer flavoprotein subunit beta/FixA family protein, with protein sequence MNAPRQLQRIAVLVSVGRHPVSGAARYSRNDAAALEAGRQLAERHRAQLDVIHAGDPANEALAEYLALGARQVEVLACRDGDDAVHAIAARVDGYDLVLTGTRAEGAYDTGMLPYRVAAALGYPLVGSAVDVAVDGGRAAVRQFLPKGLRRRVDAALPAVVAVHPLANVAPRYAYARLRAGAIRPALASTGADADAAAWKVGPIERKPVKLVAAEKRSGHARMLSATTTESRGGNVVNEGSSVEKAQVILAYLREHQLIDY
- a CDS encoding glycine betaine ABC transporter substrate-binding protein is translated as MKLFGKMLWSGALSAMVALSASALADTKPTLKIGYVEGWDDSVATSNVAARVIEKKLGYQVQLVPVAAGIMWQGVARGDLDATLSAWLPVTHGSYWSEYKSKVVDVGANFPDAKIGLIVPDYVKAKSIEDLNAEKSSFGGRIVGIDAGAGVMRKTDEAIKNYGLSYTLMPSSGSAMTAELSRSVGANKPVIVTGWAPHWMFAKWKLRFLDDPKKVFGGAEHVDSVVNPQLETKAKPVVAFLKKFQWKPGEIDSVMLAIQNGSKPEAAADAWIAAHADRVNSWTEGAQ